One stretch of Dehalococcoidia bacterium DNA includes these proteins:
- a CDS encoding DapH/DapD/GlmU-related protein, producing MTEDYKLYPNVGLGEDAQIGEYVIVGTPPRGVEAGALATVIGRHAVIRSHAVIYAGCVIGDNFQTGHGTLIREHNRIGDNVSVGSHTVVEHHVTIGNNVRIHSQCFIPEFCVLEDGCWIGPRATFTNDLYPPSGGRNLKGPTIKKGARIGANATLLPGIVVGENALVGAGAVVVHDVPPEAVVIGNPARIIKRVSELRLRRLV from the coding sequence ATGACTGAAGACTACAAGCTTTATCCCAACGTAGGCCTCGGCGAGGACGCTCAGATAGGTGAGTACGTCATCGTCGGCACGCCGCCGCGTGGCGTGGAGGCGGGCGCGCTTGCCACCGTCATTGGCAGACACGCGGTCATCCGGTCCCACGCGGTCATCTATGCGGGTTGCGTGATAGGCGACAACTTCCAGACCGGCCACGGCACCCTCATCCGCGAGCACAACCGTATCGGCGACAACGTCAGCGTCGGCAGCCATACCGTTGTGGAGCACCACGTGACCATCGGCAACAATGTCCGCATCCATAGCCAATGCTTCATCCCTGAGTTCTGCGTCCTGGAGGACGGCTGCTGGATTGGGCCGAGGGCTACTTTTACCAACGACCTGTATCCGCCGAGCGGCGGGCGCAACCTCAAAGGCCCCACCATCAAGAAGGGCGCGCGCATTGGCGCGAACGCCACATTGCTGCCGGGCATCGTGGTCGGAGAGAACGCGTTGGTGGGCGCGGGCGCAGTCGTGGTCCACGACGTGCCACCGGAAGCGGTCGTCATCGGAAATCCCGCCCGGATTATCAAGCGGGTGTCGGAGCTGCGCCTCCGACGCCTGGTCTAG
- a CDS encoding glycosyltransferase, with protein sequence MDTSHTPGPGRQHSLIYFGDQWDDLWRRRQALCHSLASKSLFDRALYVEQPLSLSSLLWWLRHPPDADAQRRWSRLLRQRRTMLQVHPKICLWTPVTPLGLRQSPILSAVDNLFRVHGQARTLRRLTSRMGFSLPIVCVSLPLVDKRVLESVQPALLWYDCTEDFTKFEHLPARVREACGTMDAWLTDNADVVTAVSVVQFEAKRARRGSRATLYSPNGLLLEPFLAPVPSDEPEDLAAIPRPRLTFVGAGLNTYLDWDLIDMLASRRPDLSLVLIGQDTLPRHLHERLAGHHNIHFLGLKPYGDLPRYLAHADLCLQISRPGHLPSQESVLKVWLYLAAGKPVLSLTATAGADKGGLIAVAATRDEFIAKVDEAMASDTPRLQERRKALAQESSWDARADTVCRALEEALVRKGLSG encoded by the coding sequence GTGGACACCTCCCACACTCCAGGCCCGGGGCGCCAGCACAGCCTGATCTACTTCGGCGACCAGTGGGACGACCTCTGGCGACGCCGACAGGCCCTGTGCCACAGCCTCGCCAGCAAGAGCCTTTTCGACCGCGCGCTGTACGTTGAGCAGCCCCTGTCTCTTTCGTCTCTCCTGTGGTGGCTCCGGCACCCCCCTGACGCCGATGCGCAGCGGCGGTGGAGCCGCCTGCTCCGCCAGAGGCGCACGATGCTCCAGGTCCACCCCAAGATATGCCTGTGGACTCCTGTGACTCCCCTGGGCCTGCGTCAGTCCCCAATCTTAAGCGCCGTGGACAATCTGTTCCGCGTGCACGGTCAGGCGAGGACGCTCAGGCGACTGACTTCACGCATGGGCTTCTCCCTCCCCATCGTCTGCGTCTCGCTGCCGCTGGTTGACAAGCGCGTGCTGGAGAGTGTGCAGCCGGCCCTGCTGTGGTACGACTGCACGGAGGACTTCACAAAATTTGAACACCTGCCCGCGCGGGTGCGCGAGGCTTGCGGGACAATGGATGCATGGCTGACGGACAACGCTGACGTGGTGACCGCTGTCAGCGTCGTCCAGTTCGAGGCCAAGAGGGCGCGACGCGGCTCCCGCGCTACTCTCTACTCTCCAAATGGCCTCCTGCTTGAGCCATTCCTCGCGCCTGTCCCCTCCGACGAGCCGGAGGACCTGGCCGCCATTCCGCGGCCGCGCCTGACGTTCGTGGGCGCCGGCCTCAACACGTATCTTGACTGGGACTTGATAGACATGCTCGCTTCGAGACGTCCTGACCTTTCGCTCGTCCTCATTGGACAGGACACACTGCCTCGCCACTTGCATGAACGCCTTGCTGGACACCACAACATCCACTTCCTCGGTCTGAAGCCTTACGGCGACCTGCCCCGCTATCTGGCCCATGCAGACCTGTGCCTCCAGATATCGCGGCCCGGCCATCTGCCAAGCCAGGAAAGCGTCCTGAAGGTCTGGCTCTACCTGGCCGCGGGCAAACCCGTGCTCTCTCTGACCGCAACCGCCGGCGCGGATAAAGGAGGACTCATCGCGGTGGCAGCAACGCGTGACGAGTTCATCGCCAAAGTGGACGAAGCTATGGCCTCAGATACACCCCGGCTTCAAGAGAGGCGGAAGGCCCTGGCGCAGGAAAGCTCATGGGACGCACGCGCGGACACGGTCTGCCGGGCGCTGGAGGAGGCACTGGTGAGGAAGGGTCTCTCGGGCTAG
- a CDS encoding DegT/DnrJ/EryC1/StrS family aminotransferase produces the protein MAKARIPLVDLRAQHDANRSEIWAAIERVIESSQFIMGEEVERLEAEFAAFCGARYAVGTSSGTTALQLALLALGVGPGDEVITTPHTFIATAEAVSHVGARPVFVDIDTATYTMDPGKLEAAITPRTKAVIPVHLYGHPADMRRIMEIARRRHLVVLEDAAQAHGAVCEGRKVGAWGDVAAFSFYPGKNLGAMGDAGAVVTNDEAIARQVKLLRNHGRAEKYEHQCVGYNARLDTLQAAVLRVKLRRLEEWNRRRRAIAQVYGQTLAGTPLVIPSERPGCQAVYHLYVVRSPQRDLLREHLRPQGVETGIHYPLPLHLQPAYSALGYRAGAFPCTEQAAREVLSLPMYPEMTEEQVRQVSAAVVTFFASPVAAKKAS, from the coding sequence ATGGCAAAGGCGCGAATCCCGCTGGTTGACCTCAGGGCGCAGCATGACGCTAACCGCTCGGAGATATGGGCCGCCATTGAGCGGGTCATAGAGTCGTCCCAGTTCATCATGGGCGAAGAAGTCGAGCGATTGGAGGCGGAGTTCGCGGCGTTCTGCGGCGCGCGCTACGCTGTGGGGACTTCCTCCGGCACGACGGCGCTTCAGTTGGCCCTGCTCGCTTTGGGCGTTGGCCCTGGCGACGAAGTCATCACCACACCTCACACGTTCATCGCCACCGCCGAGGCGGTCTCCCACGTCGGCGCGCGTCCCGTTTTCGTGGATATAGACACCGCGACGTATACCATGGACCCGGGAAAGCTGGAGGCCGCCATCACTCCTCGGACGAAGGCGGTCATTCCCGTGCATCTCTACGGGCATCCGGCGGACATGCGCCGTATCATGGAGATAGCGCGTCGGCGTCATCTGGTCGTGCTGGAGGACGCTGCGCAGGCGCACGGCGCCGTGTGCGAGGGGCGAAAGGTCGGAGCGTGGGGTGATGTTGCCGCGTTCAGTTTCTACCCGGGCAAGAACCTGGGAGCGATGGGGGACGCGGGCGCTGTCGTCACGAATGACGAAGCGATTGCGCGACAGGTGAAGCTGCTGCGCAACCATGGCCGCGCCGAGAAGTACGAGCACCAGTGCGTAGGTTACAATGCCCGCCTTGACACCCTGCAGGCGGCGGTCCTGCGTGTGAAGCTGCGGCGCTTGGAGGAGTGGAACCGCCGCCGAAGAGCGATAGCGCAGGTGTACGGCCAGACGCTTGCGGGAACACCATTGGTCATCCCCTCGGAGCGACCCGGCTGCCAGGCTGTTTATCACCTGTACGTGGTGCGCTCCCCGCAAAGAGACTTGCTGCGCGAGCACTTGCGGCCCCAGGGCGTGGAAACGGGAATCCACTATCCGCTTCCGCTGCACCTTCAGCCGGCTTACAGTGCCCTGGGCTATCGGGCCGGAGCGTTCCCGTGCACGGAGCAGGCCGCGCGAGAGGTGCTTTCACTCCCCATGTACCCGGAGATGACTGAAGAGCAGGTGCGCCAAGTCTCCGCCGCCGTCGTGACGTTCTTCGCCAGTCCGGTCGCCGCGAAAAAAGCCAGCTAG
- a CDS encoding Gfo/Idh/MocA family oxidoreductase: MSKPVAVAVVGYGYWGPNLLRNFRGVAGSRVLYCCDLDDKLLDKVRSQYPDVQTTTRYADVLQDPAVDAVVLATPARSHYPLAREALSHGKHVLVEKPLALNIQDAEGMIRLAQEHKRLLMVGHSFEYNPAVLKIKELLTAGELGDVFYIYSTRVNLGRIQQDLNALWSIAPHDISILLYLLDAMPLEVRAQGGSYLSKGIEDVVFLLLRFPGNVIAHVHASWLDPSKVRRMTIVGSRRMVVYDDVDNEAKLKMYDKGIVKGGEQVYGEFQMRIRSGDIYVPRIDLTEPLHLECAHFVECVRSGTRPRTDGENGLRVVRVLEAAQQSLQRQGAPVEIAALSGGR; encoded by the coding sequence GTGAGCAAGCCCGTCGCCGTAGCCGTCGTGGGATACGGGTACTGGGGCCCTAATCTTCTACGCAACTTCCGCGGAGTCGCTGGCAGCCGTGTCCTCTACTGCTGCGACCTGGACGACAAGCTACTAGACAAAGTGCGCAGCCAGTACCCGGACGTGCAGACGACCACACGCTACGCCGACGTTTTGCAAGACCCCGCAGTGGATGCGGTTGTCCTCGCGACGCCTGCCCGAAGCCATTACCCGCTGGCCCGCGAGGCCCTCTCCCACGGCAAGCACGTCCTTGTAGAGAAGCCCCTTGCTTTGAACATCCAGGACGCGGAGGGCATGATCCGTCTGGCCCAGGAGCACAAGCGCCTGCTGATGGTGGGCCATTCCTTTGAGTACAATCCCGCCGTCCTGAAGATCAAGGAACTGCTCACCGCGGGCGAACTGGGAGACGTGTTCTATATCTACAGCACGCGGGTCAATTTGGGACGCATCCAGCAGGACCTCAACGCGCTGTGGAGTATCGCACCTCACGACATCTCCATCCTGCTGTATCTTCTGGACGCCATGCCTCTCGAAGTCCGAGCTCAGGGTGGGAGCTATTTGAGCAAAGGCATAGAGGACGTCGTGTTCCTGCTCCTTCGCTTTCCAGGCAACGTCATTGCTCACGTCCACGCGAGCTGGCTGGACCCGTCGAAGGTGCGTCGCATGACGATCGTGGGCAGCCGCCGCATGGTTGTGTACGACGACGTGGACAACGAAGCCAAGCTGAAGATGTATGACAAGGGAATCGTCAAGGGGGGCGAACAGGTCTACGGCGAGTTCCAGATGCGCATTCGCTCCGGCGATATCTATGTCCCACGGATTGACCTGACCGAGCCTTTGCACCTGGAGTGCGCCCACTTCGTGGAGTGCGTCCGCAGCGGGACCCGTCCTCGGACCGATGGCGAGAATGGGCTGCGGGTGGTGCGTGTACTGGAAGCAGCCCAGCAGTCATTGCAACGGCAGGGGGCGCCGGTGGAGATTGCGGCGCTCTCCGGGGGGCGATAA
- a CDS encoding DUF2892 domain-containing protein → MGFARFMASPVGRGERIVLGIVLIAVGIGAVGGVAGWAIAVAGLLPLTLGIINGCIFAPLLRVPFKGADLPRE, encoded by the coding sequence ATGGGATTTGCACGGTTCATGGCCTCGCCGGTTGGGCGAGGCGAGCGAATTGTTCTCGGCATCGTGCTGATTGCCGTCGGCATCGGCGCTGTCGGTGGAGTAGCTGGGTGGGCGATCGCCGTGGCGGGACTCCTGCCGCTGACGTTGGGGATCATCAACGGGTGCATTTTCGCCCCGTTGCTCCGCGTTCCGTTCAAGGGCGCTGATCTGCCGCGGGAGTGA
- a CDS encoding DUF4389 domain-containing protein, protein MTQAQAQPAKPVVMEIQYPDKVSRALNFLIFIKNILAIPHVVILILYCIAYAVMSIIAWVAILITGRYPRGLFDFAVKLLRWQLRVTAYLMMLRDEYPPFNGNP, encoded by the coding sequence ATGACACAGGCACAAGCGCAACCAGCGAAACCCGTGGTCATGGAGATCCAATACCCCGACAAGGTCTCTCGCGCCCTGAACTTTCTGATTTTCATCAAAAACATCCTTGCGATTCCTCACGTCGTCATCCTAATCCTTTACTGCATCGCCTACGCCGTCATGAGCATCATCGCATGGGTCGCTATTCTGATCACCGGCAGATACCCGCGCGGCCTGTTCGACTTCGCGGTGAAACTCCTGCGCTGGCAGCTCCGCGTCACTGCGTACTTGATGATGCTCCGGGATGAGTACCCGCCCTTCAACGGCAATCCGTAG
- a CDS encoding SDR family NAD(P)-dependent oxidoreductase, producing the protein MKLAGRVALVTGGGYGIGKGIALELARAGADVAVAARSVDKINETAAEIRALGRRGIAVPMDVSKEKQVVEMVARTVKELGQIDILVNNAGIEGKSVNVSDMEVADWNEVLAVNLVGVAVACREALKHMVKRKTGVIINIGSGAGRRGFPLRSAYCASKWGLIGLTRTISMEVGRYNIRCNCINPGAVEGERLTRVLEARSKATGISMDEMWKRTMDRGPIRRLVKPEEIGATVVFLASDDGVSFTGQTLDVTAGSTMS; encoded by the coding sequence ATGAAACTCGCAGGCAGGGTGGCGCTCGTCACGGGCGGCGGCTACGGCATCGGCAAGGGTATAGCGCTGGAGCTTGCGCGGGCGGGCGCGGACGTGGCGGTGGCCGCGCGCAGCGTGGACAAGATTAACGAGACTGCTGCCGAGATACGCGCACTGGGCCGCCGCGGCATCGCCGTCCCCATGGACGTCTCGAAGGAGAAGCAGGTCGTGGAGATGGTGGCGCGCACCGTCAAGGAATTAGGCCAGATTGACATCCTCGTCAACAACGCCGGCATCGAGGGCAAGAGCGTCAACGTGTCCGACATGGAGGTGGCCGACTGGAACGAGGTGCTGGCAGTGAACCTGGTCGGCGTGGCGGTCGCCTGCCGGGAGGCGCTGAAGCACATGGTCAAGCGCAAGACCGGCGTCATTATCAACATCGGCTCCGGCGCGGGCAGGCGCGGCTTCCCGCTGCGCAGCGCCTACTGCGCCTCCAAGTGGGGGCTTATCGGCCTGACCCGGACCATCTCGATGGAGGTGGGCCGGTACAACATCCGCTGCAACTGCATCAACCCGGGCGCTGTGGAGGGCGAGCGCCTGACGCGCGTCCTGGAGGCGCGCTCCAAGGCGACCGGCATCTCGATGGACGAGATGTGGAAGCGCACCATGGACCGCGGGCCTATTCGCCGACTGGTCAAGCCGGAAGAAATCGGCGCCACCGTCGTATTCCTGGCCTCCGACGACGGCGTATCCTTCACCGGCCAGACCCTGGACGTGACCGCCGGATCAACGATGAGCTAG